The following are from one region of the Cinclus cinclus chromosome 7, bCinCin1.1, whole genome shotgun sequence genome:
- the WBP1L gene encoding WW domain binding protein 1-like isoform X1 — MARRVRAAMALLLLQALPEGLPAGAEPAQDKETCMGVNNQSYICETGHCCGQSQCCNYYYELWWFWLVWTIIIILSCCCVCHHRRTKHRLQAQQRQHEINLIAYREAHNYSALPFYFRFLPNYLLPPYEEVVNRPPTPPPPYSALHQQCVPAGSSSTIPDTPRALQPAQSSSAAPSSNNSSTDSTGAPGRGDPEPSTTVLGERAVAKMQSMEPGSTSTGAELVERAGPDKDTECKEELLKGYSSESLEQSSAIPDTKDKTPGRQRRFTGDSGIEVCVCNRGHHDDDLKEFDGLIDDALDGPLDFCDSCSGRPHGDEEEGLFSATEEQHREHSHHHLPRQPVCVLLNTINEQDSPNSCTNSSPS, encoded by the exons GACAAGGAAACCTGCATGGGTGTCAACAATCAAAGTTACATATGTGAAACGGGCCACTGTTGTGGACAATCCCAGTGTTGCAACTACTACTATGAACTCTGGT GGTTTTGGCTGGTGTGgaccatcatcatcatcctcagcTGCTGTTGTGTTTGCCATCACCGCCGCACCAAGCACCGCCTCCAGGCCCAGCAGCGGCAGCACGAGATAAACCTCATTGCTTACCGGGAGGCCCATAACTACTCAGCCCTGCCCTTTTATTTCC GGTTTTTGCCAAACTATTTGCTACCTCCCTATGAGGAAGTGGTGAACCGACCGCCGACCCCCCCGCCCCCGTACAGTGCCTTACATCAGCAGTGTGTCCCAGCAGGCAGCAGTAGCACAATCCCAGACACGCCCAGagccctgcagccagcacagagcagctctgcagcacccagcagcaATAACAGCAGTACTGACAGCACCGGGGCGCCCGGCCGCGGGGACCCCGAGCCCTCCACCACCGTGCTGGGCGAGAGAGCCGTGGCCAAAATGCAAAGCATGGAGCCCGGCAGTACCAGCACAGGAGCCGAGCTAGTGGAGAGGGCCGGTCCCGATAAGGATACAGAGTGCAAGGAGGAACTGCTGAAAGGTTACAGCTCTGAGAGCTTAGAGCAGAGCAGCGCCATTCCCGACACCAAGGACAAGACGCCGGGCAGGCAGCGCCGTTTCACCGGCGACTCGGGCATAGAAGTGTGCGTGTGCAACCGGGGTCATCACGACGACGACCTCAAGGAGTTTGATGGGCTCATCGATGATGCTCTGGACGGGCCCCTGGACTTCTGTGACAGCTGCAGCGGCCGTCCCCACGGGGATGAGGAGGAAGGGCTTTTCAGTGCCACGGAGGAGCAGCACCGTGAACACAGCCACCACCACCTGCCCCGGCAGCCGGTGTGTGTACTCTTGAACACAATAAATGAGCAGGACTCTCCAAACTCTTGTACCAATAGCTCCCCCAGCTAA
- the WBP1L gene encoding WW domain binding protein 1-like isoform X3, with protein sequence MKKWLLWGFKFLPSHVLAWRMSLQNAFPPGSQTGFWLVWTIIIILSCCCVCHHRRTKHRLQAQQRQHEINLIAYREAHNYSALPFYFRFLPNYLLPPYEEVVNRPPTPPPPYSALHQQCVPAGSSSTIPDTPRALQPAQSSSAAPSSNNSSTDSTGAPGRGDPEPSTTVLGERAVAKMQSMEPGSTSTGAELVERAGPDKDTECKEELLKGYSSESLEQSSAIPDTKDKTPGRQRRFTGDSGIEVCVCNRGHHDDDLKEFDGLIDDALDGPLDFCDSCSGRPHGDEEEGLFSATEEQHREHSHHHLPRQPVCVLLNTINEQDSPNSCTNSSPS encoded by the exons ATGAAGAAATGGTTGCTGTGGGGCTTTAAATTCCTGCCTTCCCATGTGCTGGCGTGGAGGATGAGCCTGCAGAATGCCTTTCCTCCTGGGTCTCAGACAG GGTTTTGGCTGGTGTGgaccatcatcatcatcctcagcTGCTGTTGTGTTTGCCATCACCGCCGCACCAAGCACCGCCTCCAGGCCCAGCAGCGGCAGCACGAGATAAACCTCATTGCTTACCGGGAGGCCCATAACTACTCAGCCCTGCCCTTTTATTTCC GGTTTTTGCCAAACTATTTGCTACCTCCCTATGAGGAAGTGGTGAACCGACCGCCGACCCCCCCGCCCCCGTACAGTGCCTTACATCAGCAGTGTGTCCCAGCAGGCAGCAGTAGCACAATCCCAGACACGCCCAGagccctgcagccagcacagagcagctctgcagcacccagcagcaATAACAGCAGTACTGACAGCACCGGGGCGCCCGGCCGCGGGGACCCCGAGCCCTCCACCACCGTGCTGGGCGAGAGAGCCGTGGCCAAAATGCAAAGCATGGAGCCCGGCAGTACCAGCACAGGAGCCGAGCTAGTGGAGAGGGCCGGTCCCGATAAGGATACAGAGTGCAAGGAGGAACTGCTGAAAGGTTACAGCTCTGAGAGCTTAGAGCAGAGCAGCGCCATTCCCGACACCAAGGACAAGACGCCGGGCAGGCAGCGCCGTTTCACCGGCGACTCGGGCATAGAAGTGTGCGTGTGCAACCGGGGTCATCACGACGACGACCTCAAGGAGTTTGATGGGCTCATCGATGATGCTCTGGACGGGCCCCTGGACTTCTGTGACAGCTGCAGCGGCCGTCCCCACGGGGATGAGGAGGAAGGGCTTTTCAGTGCCACGGAGGAGCAGCACCGTGAACACAGCCACCACCACCTGCCCCGGCAGCCGGTGTGTGTACTCTTGAACACAATAAATGAGCAGGACTCTCCAAACTCTTGTACCAATAGCTCCCCCAGCTAA
- the WBP1L gene encoding WW domain binding protein 1-like isoform X2 codes for MPFLLGLRQDKETCMGVNNQSYICETGHCCGQSQCCNYYYELWWFWLVWTIIIILSCCCVCHHRRTKHRLQAQQRQHEINLIAYREAHNYSALPFYFRFLPNYLLPPYEEVVNRPPTPPPPYSALHQQCVPAGSSSTIPDTPRALQPAQSSSAAPSSNNSSTDSTGAPGRGDPEPSTTVLGERAVAKMQSMEPGSTSTGAELVERAGPDKDTECKEELLKGYSSESLEQSSAIPDTKDKTPGRQRRFTGDSGIEVCVCNRGHHDDDLKEFDGLIDDALDGPLDFCDSCSGRPHGDEEEGLFSATEEQHREHSHHHLPRQPVCVLLNTINEQDSPNSCTNSSPS; via the exons ATGCCTTTCCTCCTGGGTCTCAGACAG GACAAGGAAACCTGCATGGGTGTCAACAATCAAAGTTACATATGTGAAACGGGCCACTGTTGTGGACAATCCCAGTGTTGCAACTACTACTATGAACTCTGGT GGTTTTGGCTGGTGTGgaccatcatcatcatcctcagcTGCTGTTGTGTTTGCCATCACCGCCGCACCAAGCACCGCCTCCAGGCCCAGCAGCGGCAGCACGAGATAAACCTCATTGCTTACCGGGAGGCCCATAACTACTCAGCCCTGCCCTTTTATTTCC GGTTTTTGCCAAACTATTTGCTACCTCCCTATGAGGAAGTGGTGAACCGACCGCCGACCCCCCCGCCCCCGTACAGTGCCTTACATCAGCAGTGTGTCCCAGCAGGCAGCAGTAGCACAATCCCAGACACGCCCAGagccctgcagccagcacagagcagctctgcagcacccagcagcaATAACAGCAGTACTGACAGCACCGGGGCGCCCGGCCGCGGGGACCCCGAGCCCTCCACCACCGTGCTGGGCGAGAGAGCCGTGGCCAAAATGCAAAGCATGGAGCCCGGCAGTACCAGCACAGGAGCCGAGCTAGTGGAGAGGGCCGGTCCCGATAAGGATACAGAGTGCAAGGAGGAACTGCTGAAAGGTTACAGCTCTGAGAGCTTAGAGCAGAGCAGCGCCATTCCCGACACCAAGGACAAGACGCCGGGCAGGCAGCGCCGTTTCACCGGCGACTCGGGCATAGAAGTGTGCGTGTGCAACCGGGGTCATCACGACGACGACCTCAAGGAGTTTGATGGGCTCATCGATGATGCTCTGGACGGGCCCCTGGACTTCTGTGACAGCTGCAGCGGCCGTCCCCACGGGGATGAGGAGGAAGGGCTTTTCAGTGCCACGGAGGAGCAGCACCGTGAACACAGCCACCACCACCTGCCCCGGCAGCCGGTGTGTGTACTCTTGAACACAATAAATGAGCAGGACTCTCCAAACTCTTGTACCAATAGCTCCCCCAGCTAA